A section of the Carassius auratus strain Wakin unplaced genomic scaffold, ASM336829v1 scaf_tig00008058, whole genome shotgun sequence genome encodes:
- the LOC113071765 gene encoding sarcoplasmic/endoplasmic reticulum calcium ATPase 2, with the protein MENAHASSVEEVYSYFSVNESTGLTLDQVKRQKEKWGPNELPAEEGKSIWDLVIEQFEDLLVRILLLAACISFVLAWFEEGEETITAFVEPFVILLILIANAIVGVWQERNAENAIEALKEYEPEIGKVYRQDRKTVQRIKAKDIVPGDIVEVAVGDKVPADIRICAIKSTTLRVDQSILTGESVSVIKHTDPIPDPRAVNQDKKNMLFSGTNIAAGKAVGVVVATGVNTEIGKIRDEMASTEQEKTPLQQKLDEFGEQLSKVISLICIAVWIINIGHFNDPVHGGSWIRGAIYYFKIAVALAVAAIPEGLPAVITTCLALGTRRMAKKNAIVRSLPSVETLGCTSVICSDKTGTLTTNQMSVCRMFIIDKAEGENCSLTEFTISGSTYAPEGDVFLDNRLVKSSQYDGLVELATICALCNDSSLDYNESKGVYEKVGEATETALTCLVEKMNVFDTDVRSLSKIERANACNSVIKQLMKKEFTLEFSRDRKSMSVYCSPNKAKSSTAKMFVKGAPEGVIERCTYVRVGGSRVPLTQGIKDKIMSVIREYGTGRDTLRCLALATRDSPMKKEEMILSETASFAEYESDLTFVGCVGMLDPPRTEVAASIKLCRQAGIRVIMITGDNKGTAVAICRRIGIFSEDDDIDRMAFTGREFDDLSPHAQQEAVMAARCFARVEPSHKSKIVEFLQGFDEITAMTGDGVNDAPALKKAEIGIAMGSGTAVAKTASEMVLADDNFSTIVAAVEEGRAIYNNMKQFIRYLISSNVGEVVCIFLTAALGFPEALIPVQLLWVNLVTDGLPATALGFNPPDLDIMNKPPRNAKESLISGWLFFRYLAIGCYVGAATVGAAAWWFIIADDGPMVTLYQLSHFLQCSPDNPDFQDLECHVFESPYPMTMALSVLVTIEMCNALNSLSENQSLLRMPPWENIWLLGAICLSMSLHFLILYVEPLPVIFQIAPLNVTQWLMVLKISLPVILLDELLKFIARNYLEPARDD; encoded by the exons gtATTAGCCTGGTTCGAGGAGGGAGAGGAAACAATCACTGCATTTGTGGAGCCTTTTGTAATCTTACTGATTCTTATAGCTAACGCCATTGTAGGTGTCTGGCAG GAACGAAATGCAGAAAATGCCATTGAAGCCCTTAAGGAGTATGAGCCAGAGATCGGCAAGGTGTACCGTCAGGACAGAAAGACTGTCCAGAGGATCAAAGCCAAAGACATTGTGCCTGGAGACATTGTGGAGGTCGCTG TGGGTGACAAGGTACCTGCCGATATCCGTATCTGTGCTATTAAGTCCACCACACTCAGAGTGGACCAGTCTATCCTAACAG GTGAGTCTGTGTCCGTCATTAAGCACACCGACCCCATACCGGATCCCCGTGCTGTCAATCAGGACAAGAAAAACATGTTGTTCTCA GGAACCAACATTGCTGCAGGCAAAGCTGTAGGTGTGGTGGTGGCCACAGGTGTGAACACAGAGATCGGTAAAATCCGTGATGAGATGGCCTCCACTGAGCAGGAGAAGACGCCCCTGCAGCAGAAGCTGGATGAGTTTGGGGAGCAGCTCTCTAAGGTCATCTCTCTCATCTGCATCGCCGTGTGGATCATCAACATCGGCCACTTCAACGACCCCGTCCACGGTGGCTCCTGGATCCGTGGAGCCATTTACTATTTCAAGATAGCTGTCGCTCTAGCCGTGGCTGCCATCCCTGAAGGACTTCCTGCTGTCATCACCACCTGCCTGGCTCTCGGCACCCGCCGTATGGCCAAGAAGAATGCCATTGTCCGCTCTCTGCCCTCTGTGGAGACGCTGGGTTGCACTTCCGTTATCTGCTCTGACAAGACCGGCACCCTCACCACCAACCAGATGTCCGTCTGCAGG ATGTTCATCATAGACAAGGCTGAGGGGGAGAACTGCTCACTGACAGAGTTCACCATCTCCGGCTCCACATACGCTCCAGAAGGAGACGT ATTCCTTGATAACCGATTAGTGAAAAGCTCCCAGTATGACGGGTTGGTGGAGCTGGCCACCATCTGTGCCTTGTGTAATGATTCCTCCCTGGATTATAATGAG TCTAAAGGCGTTTATGAGAAGGTTGGAGAAGCCACGGAGACGGCTCTGACCTGCCTGGTGGAAAAGATGAACGTTTTTGACACTGACGTCAGGAGCCTGTCAAAGATCGAGAGAGCCAACGCCTGCAACTCA GTTATCAAGCAGCTGATGAAGAAGGAGTTCACCCTGGAGTTCTCCAGAGACAGGAAGTCTATGTCTGTGTACTGTTCCCCAAACAAGGCCAAATCCTCTACTGCGAAGATGTTTGTCAAG GGAGCTCCAGAGGGAGTGATCGAGAGGTGCACGTACGTGCGTGTGGGGGGATCCAGGGTTCCCCTGACTCAAGGCATCAAGGATAAGATAATGTCAGTGATCAGAGAGTACGGCACTGGCCGCGATACCCTGCGCTGCCTGGCACTGGCCACCCGCGATAGTCCAATGAAGAAAGAGGAGATGATCCTGTCAGAAACAGCCAGCTTTGCAGAGTATGAG TCGGATCTGACCTTCGTGGGCTGCGTGGGCATGCTGGATCCTCCTCGTACAGAAGTGGCCGCTTCCATCAAGCTCTGCCGCCAAGCTGGCATCCGGGTCATCATGATCACCGGCGACAACAAAGGCACTGCGGTGGCCATCTGCAGACGCATCGGCATCTTCTCAGAGGACGACGACATCGACCGCATGGCCTTCACTGGCCGCGAATTTGACGACCTTTCACCTCATGCCCAGCAAGAGGCCGTCATGGCTGCCCGCTGCTTCGCACGTGTCGAGCCTTCACACAAGTCCAAGATTGTGGAGTTCCTGCAGGGCTTTGATGAGATCACAGCCATG ACAGGAGATGGTGTGAACGATGCCCCTGCCCTGAAGAAGGCAGAGATTGGCATCGCCATGGGCTCTGGCACTGCTGTGGCCAAGACAGCCTCGGAGATGGTCCTCGCCGATGACAACTTTTCCACCATTGTGGCCGCTGTTGAGGAAGGCAGAGCCATCTACAACAACATGAAGCAGTTCATCCGCTACCTCATCTCCTCCAACGTGGGCGAGGTGGTCTG TATCTTCCTCACCGCTGCGTTGGGTTTCCCTGAGGCCCTGATCCCCGTCCAGCTGCTGTGGGTGAACCTGGTGACTGATGGTCTTCCTGCCACCGCTTTGGGCTTCAACCCTCCTGACCTGGACATCATGAACAAGCCCCCCCGCAACGCCAAGGAGTCCCTCATCTCTGGATGGCTCTTTTTCCGATACCTGGCCATCGGCT GTTATGTGGGTGCCGCTACTGTAGGAGCTGCAGCCTGGTGGTTCATTATTGCTGATGATGGTCCGATGGTCACATTATACCAGCTG AGTCATTTCCTGCAGTGTTCTCCTGATAATCCTGACTTCCAGGACCTGGAGTGCCACGTGTTCGAGTCTCCGTACCCCATGACCATGGCCCTGTCTGTGCTGGTCACCATCGAGATGTGTAACGCCCTCAACAG TCTGTCAGAGAATCAGTCTCTGCTGCGCATGCCTCCCTGGGAAAACATCTGGCTGCTGGGAGCCATCTGTCTCTCCATGTCTCTCCATTTCCTCATCCTCTATGTGGAGCCACTGCCG GTCATCTTCCAGATCGCTCCTCTGAACGTGACCCAGTGGCTGATGGTGCTGAAGATCTCACTGCCTGTCATCCTCCTGGACGAGCTGCTCAAATTCATCGCAAGGAACTACCTGGAGCCGG ctcggGATGATTAA
- the LOC113071766 gene encoding anaphase-promoting complex subunit 7, with protein sequence MNVIDHVRDMAAAGLHSNVRIISSLLLTMSTNNPELFSPSQKYQLLVYHADAIFHDKEYRNAACKYNMALQQKKVLSKTSKVRPSSTGGTTSALQAQNLPSEIEVKYKIAECYTILKLDKDAISVLEGIPSRQRTPKINMMLANLYRKAGQERSAVTSYKEVLRQCPLALDAIIGLLSLSVKGAEVASMTMDVIQSIPNLDWLSVWIKAHAFTHGGDNQRAINTICSLEKKSLLRDNVDLLVTLADVYFRAGDTKNSILKFEQAQMLDPYLIKGMDVYGYLMAREGHLEDVEVLGGRLFNISDQHAEPWVISGCHSFYSKRYSRALYLGAKAIQLNSNSVQALLLKGVALRNMGRVQEAIIHFREAMRLAPCRLDCYEGLIDCYLASNGVREAMGMANNIYKTLGANAQTLTILATVCLEDPMTQEKAKTLLDKALAQRPDYIKAVVKKAELLSREQKYEEGIALLRNTLANQSDCVLHRMLGDFLVAVNDYQEAMDQYSIALSLDPNDQKSLEGMQKMEKEESPTDATVELDGDDMEGSGEEGDLEGSDSEAVQWADQEQWFGMQ encoded by the exons ATGAATGTGATCGATCATGTGCGGGATATGGCAGCGGCTGGACTGCACTCTAATGTCCGGATCATCAGTAGTTTACTCCTGACGATGAGCACCAACAACCC tGAGCTCTTCTCGCCGTCTCAGAAGTACCAGCTGCTGGTGTATCACGCTGATGCTATTTTCCATGATAAAGAGTACAGGAACGCAGCCTGTAAGTACAACATGGCTTTACAGCAGAAGAAAGTACTCAGCAAAACATCGAAAGTGCGTCCGTCCAGCACAGGCGGCACAACATCTGCACTTCAGGCACAG AACTTGCCATCAGAGATCGAAGTGAAATATAAAATCGCAGAGTGTTATACTATTCTGAAGCTGGATAAAGATGCCATATCCGTTCTGGAGGGAATCCCTTCACGCCAGAGAACGCCAAAG ATCAACATGATGCTGGCGAATCTTTACAGGAAGGCTGGTCAGGAGCGTTCAGCCGTCACAAGCTATAAGGAAGTGTTGAGACAGTGTCCTCTGGCTCTGGATGCTATTATTG GGCTTCTGTCTCTGTCGGTGAAGGGGGCAGAGGTCGCTTCCATGACGATGGACGTGATTCAGAGCATCCCCAATCTTGATTGGCTGTCTGTCTGGATTAAAGCACATGCTTTCACACATGGAGGGGACAATCAGAGAGCCATCAACACTATCTG CTCTTTGGAGAAGAAGTCACTCTTGAGGGATAACGTTGATCTTTTAGTCACTCTGGCAGATGTGTACTTCAGGGCTGGAGACACCAAAAACTCCATCCTGAAGTTTGAGCAGGCACAGATGCTCGACCCTTACCTGATCAAAG GTATGGATGTATACGGCTATCTGATGGCCAGGGAGGGTCATCTGGAAGATGTGGAGGTTCTCGGAGGACGGCTGTTCAACATATCTGACCAGCATGCTGAGCCCTGGGTCATATCTGG ATGTCACAGTTTCTACAGTAAGCGTTACTCTCGTGCCCTGTACCTGGGAGCTAAAGCCATCCAGCTGAACAGTAACAGCGTGCAGGCGCTGCTCCTGAAGGGGGTGGCGCTGAGGAACATGGGCCGAGTGCAGGAGGCCATCATACACTTCAGAGAAGCCATGAGACTGGCGCCCTGTCGTCTGGACTGCTATGAAG GTCTGATTGACTGCTATCTTGCCTCTAATGGTGTACGGGAGGCTATGGGAATGGCCAACAATATTTACAAGACCCTGGGAGCGAACGCCCAGACTCTCACCATCCTGGCCACAGTGTGTTTGGAAGACCCCATGACCCAGGAGAAGGCCAAGACTCTGCTGGACAAAGCCCTCGCTCAGCGGCCCGACTATATCAAAGCTGTCGTGAAGAAAGCAGAGCTCCTCA GTCGAGAACAGAAGTATGAAGAAGGAATAGCACTTCTGCGGAACACTTTAGCCAATCAGAGCGACTGTGTGCTGCACAGGATGCTGGGGGATTTTCTCGTAGCTGTTAATGACTATCAGGAGGCCATGGACCAGTACAGTATAGCGCTAAG TCTCGATCCGAATGACCAGAAGTCTCTGGAGGGCATGCAGAAGATGGAGAAGGAGGAGAGTCCCACAGACGCCACGGTGGAGCTGGACGGGGACGATATGGAGGGCAGCGGGGAGGAGGGAGATCTGGAGGGCAGCGACAGTGAGGCGGTGCAGTGGGCTGATCAGGAGCAGTGGTTCGGCATGCAGTGA